In the Candidatus Electrothrix sp. GW3-4 genome, one interval contains:
- a CDS encoding efflux RND transporter permease subunit, whose translation MQTPSSQPSGLLAWMAGNHVAANLLMLLLVIGGLVSARMITKEVFPSYDLDIVDISVSYPGASPEEVEQGIILAMEEEIRSLENIERVTSTANEGSATVRVELLSGANPDKVLQEIKNGIDRITSFPDEVERPTVSLVSRRREVLRLALYGDLDEYSLFGLAETLREDLIRLPQINQVELGGVRDPELAIEVSQHVLRAHDLTLEEVADTIRKAAVDIPAGGIKTQGGEILLRTSERRETALEFSNLTVISQQDGTELPLSSIATIREGFAETDREAWYNGKRAVFLYVYRTGDQTPIAISEAVHAYMEELAPTLPAAVQLTAYRDRSEMYRDRLDLLLRNGALGLFLVMITLGLFLEPRLAFWVSMGIPISIIGSLLIIYFIGGSINMISLFAFIITLGIVVDDAVVVGENIYHKREQGLAPHRASVTGVTEMSAPVLIAVATNIIAFLPLLFVSGSTGRFFAVLPEVVVSVFLLSLVECLYILPAHLNYPRQEKNHRILQLLGRIPIFCDRLLDRFINGPFTALLRLALAARYVIAALALAVLLIGYAYWDSGRINFSFRPRIQTDSIDAEIELPYGVSMDEMKRVVRQVERGGMRAVEQNGGQAILVGMRTDIGRGGGNAAEVSITLVPQNERTVTTRAFSTAWRKEAGEIAGLEKLFFDFLIGPGGAAAINIELSHPDPKTLELAAADLAEAVAHYQGVTDINDGFAQGKPQYDFKILPQGRAAGLTARELGQQVRHAFYGAEVLRQQRGRNELKVVVRLPEDERNSLLHLDDLLLRTPDGGEMPLNRAAQMIQGRAYTKIERVDGRRVLDVTANVVAGKANENKIIAALQKDFLPDLVARYSGLSYSFAGQQREKGKALHELLMGLGFSMAAIFCLLAVLFRSYIQSLMVMISIPFGLLSALLGHVIMGYSLSIISLFGMIALCGVVINDSLVFMVTANRYRDLGMTAFEAALNGAARRFRPIMLTSLTTFFGLAPMIFEQSIQARFLIPMAISLGYGILFTTFVILVLMPVLYMIYYDVVGENDKRP comes from the coding sequence ATGCAAACCCCATCTTCCCAACCCTCAGGCCTTCTTGCCTGGATGGCAGGCAACCACGTTGCCGCCAATCTCCTCATGCTCCTCCTGGTCATCGGCGGACTGGTGTCAGCCCGCATGATCACCAAAGAAGTCTTTCCCAGCTATGACCTGGACATCGTCGATATCTCGGTGAGCTATCCTGGGGCCAGTCCGGAAGAGGTGGAACAGGGGATTATCCTGGCCATGGAAGAAGAGATCCGTAGCCTGGAGAACATTGAACGGGTGACCTCCACAGCCAATGAGGGCTCAGCTACGGTCAGGGTCGAGCTGCTCTCTGGTGCCAATCCGGATAAGGTCCTGCAGGAGATCAAGAACGGGATAGATCGGATCACTTCCTTTCCTGATGAGGTGGAGCGCCCTACGGTCAGCCTTGTGAGCAGGCGGCGTGAGGTCCTGCGCCTGGCCCTGTATGGTGACCTGGACGAGTACAGCCTGTTCGGCTTGGCCGAGACCCTGCGCGAAGACCTGATCAGGCTGCCGCAGATCAATCAGGTGGAACTGGGTGGTGTCCGGGACCCGGAGCTGGCCATTGAGGTGTCGCAGCATGTCCTTCGGGCCCATGACCTGACCCTGGAGGAGGTGGCAGACACCATCCGCAAAGCTGCCGTGGATATCCCGGCAGGCGGGATCAAGACCCAGGGTGGTGAGATCCTGCTTCGCACCAGTGAGCGCCGGGAAACAGCCCTGGAGTTCAGTAACCTGACCGTGATCAGTCAACAGGATGGCACTGAATTGCCCCTGAGCAGCATTGCCACCATTCGGGAGGGCTTTGCTGAGACCGACCGGGAGGCCTGGTACAACGGCAAGCGGGCCGTGTTCCTCTATGTCTATCGGACCGGTGACCAGACCCCTATTGCGATCTCCGAGGCGGTCCATGCCTATATGGAGGAGCTCGCCCCGACCCTCCCTGCCGCTGTGCAATTGACCGCCTATCGGGACAGGTCTGAGATGTACCGGGATCGCCTGGATCTTCTCTTGCGCAACGGTGCTCTTGGTCTGTTCCTGGTTATGATCACCTTGGGCCTCTTCCTGGAACCCAGGCTGGCCTTCTGGGTCTCCATGGGCATCCCTATTTCCATCATCGGTTCCCTGCTCATCATCTATTTTATCGGCGGCAGCATCAATATGATCTCCCTGTTCGCCTTTATCATCACCCTGGGTATTGTGGTGGATGATGCGGTTGTGGTGGGCGAGAATATCTATCATAAGCGGGAGCAGGGATTGGCCCCACACCGGGCTTCGGTCACCGGCGTAACCGAGATGTCAGCGCCGGTGTTGATCGCTGTGGCCACCAATATTATCGCCTTCCTGCCCCTGCTCTTTGTCTCTGGCTCCACAGGGCGCTTCTTTGCGGTCCTGCCAGAGGTCGTTGTCTCGGTCTTTCTGCTCTCCCTGGTGGAATGCCTCTATATCCTGCCTGCCCATCTCAACTATCCCCGGCAGGAGAAAAACCACAGAATCTTACAGTTGCTGGGCAGGATTCCGATCTTCTGCGACCGGCTCCTCGACCGTTTTATTAATGGGCCCTTTACGGCCTTGCTCCGTCTGGCCCTAGCTGCTCGCTACGTGATTGCCGCCCTGGCCCTGGCTGTCTTGCTGATCGGCTATGCCTATTGGGACAGCGGGCGGATTAATTTCTCCTTTCGTCCGCGTATCCAGACCGATTCCATTGATGCCGAGATCGAACTCCCCTATGGGGTGAGCATGGACGAGATGAAACGGGTGGTCCGCCAGGTTGAGCGGGGGGGGATGCGGGCTGTGGAGCAAAACGGGGGTCAGGCGATCCTGGTGGGGATGCGCACCGATATCGGCAGGGGAGGTGGCAATGCTGCTGAGGTCTCCATCACCCTGGTGCCGCAGAATGAACGGACTGTGACCACTCGTGCATTCAGCACGGCCTGGCGGAAAGAGGCGGGCGAGATTGCTGGCCTGGAAAAGCTCTTCTTTGATTTTCTGATCGGACCGGGTGGGGCTGCGGCCATTAATATTGAGCTGAGCCATCCTGACCCAAAGACCTTGGAGCTGGCTGCTGCTGATCTGGCAGAGGCGGTTGCCCATTACCAAGGAGTGACTGATATTAATGACGGCTTTGCCCAGGGCAAACCCCAGTACGATTTCAAGATCCTGCCCCAAGGTCGGGCCGCTGGTCTGACGGCCAGAGAGCTGGGACAGCAGGTGCGCCATGCCTTTTATGGCGCAGAGGTCCTGCGCCAGCAGCGGGGACGCAACGAGCTCAAGGTGGTGGTGCGTCTGCCCGAGGACGAGCGGAACTCGCTCCTTCACCTGGATGATCTGCTCCTGCGTACCCCGGATGGTGGTGAGATGCCGTTGAATCGGGCTGCCCAGATGATTCAGGGCCGGGCCTACACCAAGATCGAGCGGGTGGATGGACGACGGGTCCTGGATGTGACCGCGAATGTGGTTGCGGGTAAGGCCAATGAAAATAAGATCATTGCTGCCCTGCAGAAAGATTTTCTTCCTGACCTGGTTGCCCGGTACAGTGGGCTCAGCTATTCCTTTGCCGGTCAGCAGCGGGAAAAGGGCAAGGCCTTACATGAATTGCTCATGGGGCTAGGCTTTAGTATGGCGGCCATCTTCTGTCTGCTGGCAGTTCTCTTCCGTAGTTATATCCAATCCCTGATGGTGATGATCTCCATCCCCTTTGGTCTGCTCAGCGCCCTGCTCGGTCATGTCATTATGGGCTACAGCCTGAGTATTATCTCGCTCTTTGGCATGATCGCCCTCTGTGGGGTGGTGATCAACGACAGCCTGGTCTTCATGGTCACGGCCAATCGCTATCGAGACCTGGGGATGACCGCCTTTGAGGCGGCCCTCAATGGGGCGGCCCGTCGCTTCCGCCCTATTATGCTCACCTCACTGACCACCTT